Genomic DNA from Carassius gibelio isolate Cgi1373 ecotype wild population from Czech Republic chromosome B14, carGib1.2-hapl.c, whole genome shotgun sequence:
GATCTGAGTTTACgcgtttccttttttctttttcttttttttttcttttttttgagtgaaaaataatgtttgcaaTGAATGCAAAAAAGAATGATTAGCAATGTTCACTTCAAAACTGAGGGGCATAGGCTCATATGAATGAATCTACGAgcaatcatttaaaaaagaaatacaaaacctgtgctaattgaaATAAGGTTGATAAATAGCAGATTTAATCTAATATTTGGTCAAATAGCGTTTTGTGCAATTAAGGGTTCATTCAGCAGGTGTCAGATGCACCTTTAGTAGGCTAACACACAATACAAACATCTACAGATGTATATTTAAAAGAGACGTTCAAAAGTATTCTGATCAGTTTtgacaaataaattgtttttgttttttctttataaaagctAGCATACAAATGTATCCATGCCAAATAATTGCAAAGCAAACAACAAAAGAATCACCAATAAAAACCAAAGTAAGTCTGTGTCATTTGTTCTCGGTGGTAAAAGACGGGAGGGGGGCGCTTATGTCCATTTCACCTGCTCAGGCGCTTCTAAACTGCATTACTGACTCAATCTCCACGGCTCTTTCATTGCGCGTGTCCTGCCAGCAGCCTGCCCTCGGCAAACACTCCATTTCCCGGTGTGAGGACACGAATTTGGCCGTCAATTTAAAAAGCTTTGCGCGCTCACACACAACGAGCAGAGCGCGGCGCCACGGTCCGGCACACAACTTCTCATATTTGATGGATATTGTTTGGGTGACATTTATGTAATAAAATCTAATTGGTCTGTTGCGGGATAGTGTTACTGAATGAAATTACGCGGATGGAGAGCATTTGGCATGTGGGGTTTGAGCATTCATCAACGCCATGGCACAAATCAATGCTGTACTACATCTGAGCAGCGGGACTGTATTTAGTGATGACGAGCACCGACAGTCTCCGATTTCTGCCGAAAGATCGATAACGCAACGAATCCCTTACGTTTATCTCAGTCAATCCATTTGGTAGAAAAACACTCACTTTTAACTGACAGGACGCGAAATCGAGATTGCAGTATTACGTTTTCAAGTACACAATATAGGCCTGCTCGTTGTTTTGAATATGTGCAAACATTATATATAGCTAATTAGAGTTGcctgtatttatgtgtatgtatatgaaaGAATCGTATTAAAACGGAATTAATTTAACACTATCCTTTTGCACTGTAAATACTGCCGGATATTTGCTACTAGAAATAGCCTACAAATCTTGTTTCATGTTGCATGCAAAATTACAAAGTAAATTCAAAGTTTGTGCGTAAAACGGTGCTAATGCGATTTAACATAATGAGAGACGTCTGTAAATAAATTAGCAGCAGCATCTTTCAGCCCCAATAAATGCGCATTTCAGAAATTGGTCTGATGACATTACTGAATAACATGATGATACTCTAGTTCGCAGTTTTTTCTCCCCTGTTCCTAAATGTCAACCAATAGACAGAGATAATGACGGTTCTGTTCAGTCGACCAATGAAACCTTGAGCTGATGAGTTTGGCAGGAGACGCGGAGCGGAAACTCGACAGTTTGACGCGTGGCGCAGAGGTGGCGAGACCTGTCAGAGTTCAGACAAGGAAGCCGAGAAACGAGGACGTTCATCGGACACCATGGACAagaataaaactaaattacaGCTATTTTTGCCGCAGTTAAcgtgattttgtttgttttaatcctCCTTAATCTACTGCGCAAAGTGGAGTCATGGAGCGCGCGGAGCCAAAACCGCCATCGAAATCAAATCAGGAACCCATACGATTCGGGATCGACCAGATTCTGGGCTCTTTGGACCAGGAGAGCAGGGTCGGAAACACTGTGGATAACAGCCGCTTGGGAAGCCCGTCCAGGGCGAGCGTCGCTCCTCATATCTCCTTACCCGTCTCTCTGTCCGGAGTCACGGGCACGCTGGAGGACTCCGGGCGGTTGTACGGGGTGAGCGGCACTCTGGTGCCCAGTGGAGTGATTCGGGTTCCGGCGCACAGACCTCTCGCTGCCGCGGTGCCGCCGACTATGGTGAGCGCCGCACCGGCGCTGTGTTTCCCCTGGATGGACAATAACCGCAGGTTCCCTAAAGACAGACTGCCAGGTAAAAGACTAATATCTCTGGGGATGCTGGAGTTTGTTCTGGCTACTGGGCCTGCGCACGCAGTtgcccttaaaaaaataaaaaaataaaaataaataaataaaaaacattcagaGCTTTCATCTccggaataaataaataaataattaaataaataataataataaacaataaaataaataaataaataggcctatgtTTAAGTTACAACAAGCTTATGACAATGATTTAACCCTGAAAAACTTTTTGTAACGATATTAATTGTAATCAACTAGTGTAGATAACAATATATCAAAAGGTAATGGTGATGATACCGATAATTACATCTATTTGAATTAGTAGGCTATAttctataaaaacaattaaaaaaaaaattaggaaaagatccaaaaacaaaatgatttgcTTAATGATTTGGTTGCTATAATGTGGTAAATGTTCATCCAAAATATTGATTCAATGATAAGGCCCAAAAGTAGGCTACATTTAcgaaatattaaaattagaaaaTTTCCTCAATTAAGTCAAAAATCCTAAACATGtcttttaatgttatattagccTACACATTTACAACATGTAGATCTAAGTGgaattttaaaatcagttttaagaAAAGCGTGCTTGTTTCTGGACCcaaattgtatgaaaaaaaacttataagtattaattataataaaaatactaataataataatgataatgataataataataatgataataataataaggaaatGCTGATTCAAAACTCTTACTTCAGAAATTATTGCATCCTTTTCTGTTCGTGTTCCCTTGAGTAGAAATatagatttattcatttaataagcgtaaaaaaatctacatacatataaaaaaagtattttgttttaaacatatAGGTGACAGTTTTAGTGATTCACATTAGTCAAATAAATCTGCATGAATTTTAAAATGAGCCTAATCAATGTACAATCAAATAACCTCGACAGTGCTGTCCTTTATGCAGACAAACAGCTGTTTTAGGAAGGGTCAAAATTGTTACCTATACAAAATAGGTTAAAGATACACACAAAACAACtttcacaattgttttttttttttttttttttttttttttttatgaagcaaataataaaattagCCAATAAATTCAACAAGATAATTTCGTTTCAAACTCGAATTATAAACTATTTAGGCTAGTATAATAATTATAGAATTATCCGGAAAATATAGGTTattgtttttagaaaatataGAGCATCGTAAATGACTCGTGTCCCTGTGTTTCGCAGCTCTCATTCCGTTCACCGTGACCCGGCGGATCGGTCACCCGTATCAGAACCGAACTCCCCCCAAACGGAAAAAGCCCCGCACGTCGTTCTCGCGCGTGCAGATCTGTGAGCTGGAGAAACGCTTCCACCGGCAGAAGTACCTGGCGTCCGCGGAGCGCGCGGCCCTCGCCAAGAGCCTGAAGATGACCGATGCGCAGGTCAAGACCTGGTTCCAGAACCGACGGACCAAGTGGAGGTGAGACCGGTTTGACCTAGATCTGTTCACCCGAGCCTCACATACATGACTGAAGGATTTCAAAACAGTAGCTGCAAGATGCCAATTATTTCATTaatgtgtttgtatatttgtattttttaacacaAGTTGTGGAAGCTGGAAAACTGCAAACATTTAGGGGTGTTTAGATTCAAGGTATTACAAGTTAtaaaatttacaattttataatttaagcaAATAATTTTACATAGCTATTTAATCACAGTGTAATTCATtacatgtaatatatttaatttaaataaacaaatgtaattgAAATATGGACCTTTTTCACTTGTGTTTTTCTCAGAAGCGGAAGTATAGTCAGAGTTGGCTCATTTTCTAGTGATGAATGGAAACTActacaaatatatatgttttacgtTCTAGTTTTCTCCAGTAGCAAAAGAAAAATCCACCatattgttataaatgtacatttaaaaatgaaattagctAGATTCCTGATAACTGAGGAACCACATCACAGTCTGTCcctaatttgttttaaaatctaCAAATTCTTCAATTATTATATGAAGTTAATCAAAGGGTCAAATGTTTTGGATTTCTACATACTAACTATAATCTTACTTCAAAATCTCCAGAAGGCAAACAGCTGAGGAAAGAGAGGCGGGACGTCAGCAAGCCAATCGGATGCTGCTTCAGCTTCAGGCCGACGCCCTCCAGAAGTCCATGGGCGAATCAGTGTCGTCGGATCCTCTATGTGTGCATAACTCCTCCCTCTATGCCCTCCAGAACCTCCAGCCTTGGGCCCAGGAGAGACCGGGTAAAATGGCCCCAACAACCACCGCACTGGCTTAAAATCTCTGCCATGAAGCTGGATCAGGACAGGGGAGCTTCAAACTGTCCTGCACTTTCACAATGGAAAGACTAAAACCGTCATATCTGAATATGAATCAGGctttttgaaaagtttttttttctgaatctcGAAGCATCTAAGCACTTTTTGTGGGAATAGTGAACTGTGATGACATCTGTGAGTTTGTTTTGGACACAAAAACTTTCCAAACTTCATCCCATGTAGATGCTGAGTTGGGAAAATAGGGTGAACCATTCACAGAAACTAACTGTCAATCGACCTGAATCACAGAACTGTATATATGAACTGTTTAAATGATGTCTGTGAGAAAGTCTACAAAATATTGTACTTATCGTAATTATTTTGTGCTCTTATGGTGGCGATGCATTACCGACTAATGTTTGTCATTGTTGATGTACTTTCAACCGGAAATAGCAATGGTGTGTAAATACAGTATAACACTGAACAATCAGCATTGAAAATTTTATTGTTAAATAGTTCATACAACATTCCAACAAGAGGATATTTAAGCTTTCTGTTTCctcatctgtctgtctgactgaccGTCTGTCTCTCCGTCTCCTCTTTTACAGCATCATGGAAATATAATCGTTCCTCAGTCAACCCTCTGCTTTATAGACAGTTTTTTATATCACTTTTAGAAACCGCCACTCCGTATTTGATTATTCAGTCCCACTTTGCAGAGTATAAAATATACATTGTGTGTAATGAttcaaatacaatatatattaaactcATCAAGGTTTACTGGCACAGTGATTGTTCAAAAACTACATCATAACATGATCAaaaatttgcagaaaaaaaatagcattacTGTGGTTATCAGAGCATATTCGGGTCTGCCAGGACTGTTTGTGATTGTGATAAACACAGGTTTGAACTTTCAACACACTTTTAAACATGATGGCTTATGTTTCCTGGCACATAAGTATTTGttcataattgtgtgtgtgtgtgtgtgtgtgcatgtattaaaaaaaaaaaaaaaaaaaaaaatatatatatatatatatatatatatatatatatatatatatatatata
This window encodes:
- the LOC127971837 gene encoding T-cell leukemia homeobox protein 3-like, which encodes MERAEPKPPSKSNQEPIRFGIDQILGSLDQESRVGNTVDNSRLGSPSRASVAPHISLPVSLSGVTGTLEDSGRLYGVSGTLVPSGVIRVPAHRPLAAAVPPTMVSAAPALCFPWMDNNRRFPKDRLPALIPFTVTRRIGHPYQNRTPPKRKKPRTSFSRVQICELEKRFHRQKYLASAERAALAKSLKMTDAQVKTWFQNRRTKWRRQTAEEREAGRQQANRMLLQLQADALQKSMGESVSSDPLCVHNSSLYALQNLQPWAQERPGKMAPTTTALA